A stretch of Amycolatopsis balhimycina FH 1894 DNA encodes these proteins:
- a CDS encoding SprT family zinc-dependent metalloprotease, producing MTSVLQLDELRVPVEVVGSSRRARLTVEADGSLRLRAAEDVATEELQQFLASKRDWVYRKLAEKEVLQHEPVTKELVDGEGFLYLGRSHRLKIDDVDGAVRLERGRLVLPRYLVEIGEASLIAWYRRCGEAWLRPRSKAWAERLRVDAGPIEVADLGQKWGSATAGRRVRLHWAALQLSPPLVDYVLAHELAHLREPHHGPVFWQLLARVMPDYEERKQDLAKRGTCLWFGERRD from the coding sequence ATGACCTCCGTTCTCCAGCTCGACGAGTTGCGTGTGCCGGTCGAGGTCGTTGGCAGCAGCCGCAGGGCTCGGCTCACCGTTGAAGCCGACGGATCACTGCGTCTGAGGGCTGCTGAAGACGTAGCGACCGAGGAACTGCAGCAATTCCTGGCGTCAAAACGCGACTGGGTTTACCGCAAGCTCGCGGAGAAGGAGGTGCTGCAGCACGAGCCCGTCACCAAGGAACTCGTCGACGGCGAGGGCTTTCTGTACCTGGGTCGCAGCCATAGGTTGAAGATCGACGACGTGGACGGCGCCGTCCGTTTGGAACGCGGCCGGCTCGTGCTACCTCGATACCTCGTCGAAATAGGGGAAGCGAGTCTGATCGCTTGGTACCGGCGCTGCGGCGAGGCCTGGTTGCGCCCCCGCTCAAAGGCGTGGGCAGAGCGACTACGAGTCGATGCGGGGCCCATCGAAGTGGCAGACCTCGGCCAGAAGTGGGGAAGCGCCACGGCGGGACGGCGCGTGCGCCTCCACTGGGCGGCGCTCCAGCTGTCACCGCCGCTCGTTGACTACGTGTTGGCGCACGAACTCGCACATCTGCGCGAGCCTCACCACGGCCCTGTGTTCTGGCAGCTGCTCGCTCGCGTCATGCCTGACTACGAAGAACGAAAGCAGGATCTGGCCAAACGGGGCACCTGCCTTTGGTTTGGGGAACGACGTGACTGA
- a CDS encoding DUF11 domain-containing protein → MAALTMAALFAAPTVAAAAPPASTIDVSATTVHAGDTFSVTEQLYNPTDFTVTGAKAALYAKEKPIVDLVDLVSCTGSVAPCSPYLSSFRGGVGDLAAGESRTVKFTFRVKDDVQPGQFTLQHQFAGDNYAFAVEDGPAVTIAPPDEADVKVALTATPRIGLVGRVEYAIKVSNTGPATATGVRVTASPGANRTVVSMTGCTRSGAALSCTIGTLAPGASATAKFTSEGGFFAWGPFTATAQRAASTPADPDTTNDKASKKCTAFTGLYVQC, encoded by the coding sequence ATGGCCGCGTTGACCATGGCGGCGCTGTTCGCGGCGCCCACCGTGGCGGCCGCGGCGCCACCAGCGAGCACGATCGACGTCAGCGCGACCACCGTGCACGCCGGCGACACGTTCTCGGTCACGGAGCAGCTGTACAACCCGACGGACTTCACGGTCACCGGCGCGAAGGCGGCGCTCTACGCCAAGGAGAAGCCGATCGTCGACCTGGTCGACCTCGTCTCCTGCACCGGTTCGGTCGCGCCGTGCTCGCCGTACCTCAGCAGCTTCCGCGGCGGCGTCGGCGATCTGGCCGCGGGCGAGAGCCGGACGGTGAAGTTCACCTTCCGCGTCAAGGACGACGTCCAGCCCGGCCAGTTCACGCTGCAGCACCAGTTCGCCGGCGACAACTACGCGTTCGCCGTCGAAGACGGCCCGGCGGTCACGATCGCCCCGCCGGACGAGGCCGACGTCAAGGTCGCGCTGACCGCCACTCCGCGCATCGGCCTGGTCGGCCGCGTCGAGTACGCGATCAAGGTGTCGAACACCGGCCCGGCCACGGCGACCGGCGTCCGCGTGACGGCCAGCCCCGGTGCGAACCGCACGGTCGTCTCGATGACCGGCTGCACCCGCTCGGGAGCGGCCCTGAGCTGCACGATCGGCACCCTGGCCCCGGGCGCGTCGGCCACGGCGAAGTTCACCTCGGAGGGTGGCTTCTTCGCGTGGGGCCCGTTCACGGCCACGGCCCAGCGCGCGGCGAGCACCCCGGCCGACCCGGACACGACCAACGACAAGGCGTCGAAGAAGTGCACCGCCTTCACCGGTCTTTACGTGCAGTGCTGA
- a CDS encoding class-II fumarase/aspartase family protein — protein sequence MTVDPDSGLLSPVRAGTPAEASTGDEAWLRAMLDAEAALARAQARLGTVPPEAADAITEAAGSARIDVVELARGSRATANPVVGLVKALTSAVGAIAPEAAEYVHRGSTSQDIFDTAMMLVADRTLRPLAADLDATAEALAGLARAHRDTTMAGRTLTAHAVPTTFGLKAAGWRQLVLDAAVRIRHVLDGGLPVSLGGAAGTLAAYVEYARLAGDAVSEGAGREAVGGDYAERLTAAFAEETGLAAPVLPWHSLRTPVVDLAGALAFTAGALGKLAVDVETLSRTELGEVAEPAAGGRGGSSAMPHKRNPVLATLIRSAALQVPVLAAGVTQSMLAEDERSAGVWHAEWQLIRECLRLTGGAAHTAAELARGLTAQPGRMRENLASTHGLIVSERLSAVLAPLLGKATAKELLGEASQRAVREGRPLRDVLDELPAVTEVLTPAALDELLDPAGYTGAAGVLVDRALGSRGEPKPEPDRAAE from the coding sequence ATGACCGTCGACCCCGATTCGGGACTGCTGTCCCCGGTGCGGGCCGGTACGCCGGCCGAGGCGTCGACCGGCGACGAGGCGTGGCTGCGCGCCATGCTCGACGCCGAGGCTGCTCTCGCGAGAGCGCAGGCGCGGCTGGGGACGGTGCCACCGGAGGCCGCTGACGCGATCACGGAGGCCGCGGGCAGCGCGCGGATCGACGTCGTCGAGCTGGCGCGGGGGTCGCGGGCGACCGCGAACCCGGTCGTCGGGCTGGTCAAGGCGCTGACGTCGGCCGTCGGCGCGATCGCGCCCGAGGCCGCCGAGTACGTGCACCGCGGCTCGACCAGCCAGGACATCTTCGACACCGCGATGATGCTGGTCGCCGACCGGACGCTGCGGCCGCTCGCCGCCGACCTCGACGCCACCGCCGAGGCGCTGGCCGGGCTGGCCCGCGCGCACCGGGACACGACCATGGCCGGGCGGACCCTGACCGCGCACGCCGTGCCGACGACGTTCGGGCTCAAGGCCGCGGGCTGGCGACAGCTGGTGCTGGACGCGGCCGTCCGGATCCGGCACGTGCTCGACGGCGGGCTGCCGGTCTCTCTCGGTGGCGCGGCCGGGACGCTGGCGGCGTACGTCGAGTACGCGCGCCTCGCCGGCGACGCGGTCTCCGAGGGCGCAGGTCGCGAGGCCGTCGGCGGCGACTACGCGGAACGGCTGACCGCCGCGTTCGCCGAAGAGACCGGGCTGGCCGCGCCGGTGCTGCCGTGGCACTCGCTGCGGACGCCGGTCGTGGACCTCGCGGGTGCGCTCGCGTTCACTGCCGGTGCGCTGGGGAAGCTGGCCGTCGACGTCGAGACGCTCAGCCGGACCGAGCTGGGCGAGGTCGCCGAGCCGGCCGCCGGGGGGCGGGGTGGTTCCTCGGCGATGCCGCACAAGCGGAACCCGGTGCTCGCGACGTTGATCCGCTCGGCCGCGCTGCAGGTTCCGGTGCTGGCCGCGGGCGTCACGCAGTCGATGCTGGCCGAGGACGAACGCTCGGCCGGGGTGTGGCACGCCGAGTGGCAGCTGATCCGCGAATGCCTCCGGCTGACCGGGGGCGCCGCGCACACCGCGGCCGAGCTGGCGCGCGGGCTCACCGCGCAGCCCGGCCGGATGCGGGAGAACCTGGCGTCGACACACGGGCTGATCGTCTCCGAGCGGCTCTCCGCCGTGCTGGCGCCGCTGCTCGGCAAGGCGACCGCCAAGGAACTGCTGGGCGAGGCGTCCCAGCGCGCGGTACGCGAAGGCCGGCCGCTCCGAGACGTGCTCGACGAGCTGCCGGCCGTCACCGAGGTGCTGACGCCGGCCGCGCTGGACGAGCTGCTGGACCCGGCCGGCTACACCGGTGCGGCGGGTGTCCTGGTCGACCGTGCCCTCGGCAGCCGCGGAGAGCCGAAGCCGGAGCCGGACCGCGCTGCAGAGTGA
- a CDS encoding SCO0930 family lipoprotein: MLRTRIAVSVAAAAAGLAVLTACSGVETAQPVVAPAAAGGNGGGQVGNGQVGNAAPASNESKLIVADVADVGQVLTDQNGMTLYRFDKDTAKPPKSNCDGDCAKAWPPMLATGDVQVQGVDKSLVGKVTRTDGTEQITVGGWALYRYAKDTKAGDATGQGVGGAWYAANAKGGKSGQAAATGSEAGAVKLSASNIDGLGAAVVDQNGMTLYLFTKDTKKKASACNGDCAKTWPPVLSKGKVELQGIDSKLLGSIKRQDGTEQVTLGGWPIYNFSKDLKPGDANGMGVNGTWFVIEPNGCKVGTTPSSTASQAPAANSGTGSSSNDSSGGTGTTY; this comes from the coding sequence ATGCTTCGCACTCGCATCGCCGTCTCCGTCGCCGCTGCGGCAGCCGGGCTGGCAGTGCTCACCGCTTGCTCGGGTGTCGAGACTGCTCAGCCGGTTGTCGCTCCTGCGGCGGCCGGGGGCAACGGCGGCGGCCAGGTCGGCAACGGCCAGGTGGGCAACGCCGCACCGGCGTCGAACGAATCCAAACTGATCGTCGCCGACGTCGCGGACGTCGGGCAGGTGCTCACCGACCAGAACGGCATGACCCTCTACCGCTTCGACAAGGACACCGCCAAGCCGCCGAAGTCCAACTGCGACGGTGACTGCGCCAAGGCCTGGCCGCCGATGCTGGCCACCGGCGACGTGCAGGTGCAAGGCGTCGACAAGAGCCTCGTCGGGAAGGTGACGCGCACCGACGGCACCGAGCAGATCACCGTCGGCGGGTGGGCGCTCTACCGCTACGCCAAGGACACCAAGGCCGGTGACGCGACCGGTCAGGGCGTCGGCGGGGCCTGGTACGCGGCCAACGCCAAGGGCGGCAAGTCCGGGCAGGCCGCGGCGACCGGCTCCGAAGCCGGCGCCGTCAAGCTCAGCGCCAGCAACATCGACGGCCTGGGCGCGGCGGTCGTCGACCAGAACGGCATGACGCTCTACCTGTTCACGAAGGACACCAAGAAGAAGGCCTCCGCCTGCAACGGCGACTGCGCCAAGACCTGGCCGCCGGTCCTGTCGAAGGGCAAGGTCGAACTGCAGGGCATCGACTCGAAGCTGCTCGGCAGCATCAAGCGCCAGGACGGCACCGAGCAGGTCACCCTCGGCGGCTGGCCGATCTACAACTTCTCGAAGGACCTGAAGCCGGGCGACGCGAACGGCATGGGCGTCAACGGCACCTGGTTCGTCATCGAGCCCAACGGCTGCAAGGTCGGCACCACTCCCAGCTCCACCGCCAGCCAGGCCCCGGCGGCCAACAGCGGAACTGGGAGCAGCAGCAACGACTCCTCCGGTGGTACCGGCACCACCTACTGA
- a CDS encoding TMEM175 family protein gives MSRATSSADTAGSEPWGIAAERLVFFSDAVVAIAITLLALELPLPEGATSAELLRSLGHHQSEYVSFLISFVVIGGHWRAHHRLFHYVATLRRGLIRLTFGWLLMQVIMPFATKVIAEDGGFEFRFVFYALVQVIALTLFLLMAWQIKRNHLYRAETPPEFFGSVYRGIGTMITAFALSIPVAFFTHWAFACWIVVPLVGNLLVRLRRRPAAA, from the coding sequence ATGAGTAGAGCCACGTCCAGTGCGGACACCGCCGGCTCGGAGCCCTGGGGAATCGCCGCCGAGCGGCTCGTGTTCTTCTCGGACGCCGTCGTCGCCATCGCGATCACCCTGCTCGCGCTCGAGCTGCCGCTGCCGGAGGGCGCCACCAGCGCCGAGCTGCTGCGATCACTCGGCCATCACCAGTCCGAATACGTCTCCTTCCTGATCAGTTTCGTCGTGATCGGCGGCCACTGGCGCGCCCACCACCGCCTGTTCCACTACGTCGCCACGCTCCGCCGCGGGCTCATCCGGCTCACCTTCGGCTGGCTGCTCATGCAGGTGATCATGCCGTTCGCCACGAAGGTGATCGCCGAAGACGGCGGGTTCGAATTCCGCTTCGTCTTCTACGCACTCGTGCAGGTCATCGCGTTGACGTTGTTCCTCCTCATGGCCTGGCAGATCAAGCGCAACCACCTCTACCGCGCGGAAACCCCGCCGGAGTTCTTCGGCTCGGTCTACCGCGGGATCGGCACGATGATCACCGCTTTCGCTCTGTCGATCCCGGTCGCGTTCTTCACGCACTGGGCCTTCGCGTGCTGGATCGTCGTTCCGCTCGTGGGCAACCTCCTCGTCCGCCTTCGCCGCCGTCCGGCGGCCGCCTGA
- a CDS encoding alpha/beta hydrolase: MTANPHNLALEPAAQAFAEATDQPPYLFQLPPEEGRKAVDGVQDGDVAMAAAEIEVVNVPGGPDGDVETRIVRPAGVSGPLPVIVYIHGAGWVFGDFHTHERLVRELAAGVGAAVVFPEYSRSPEARYPIAIEENYAVAKWVAEHGAEKGLDTSRIAIAGDSVGGNMTAALTILAKQRGDVTFRQQVLFYPVTDANFDTESYLKFAEGYFLGREGMKWFWDQYTTDPAQRAEITASPLRASLDELAGLPPALVITGEADVLRDEGEAYAAKLRQAGVPVTAVRYQGVIHDFVMVNALRETHAAEAAITQAVTVLSRALAG; encoded by the coding sequence ATGACCGCCAACCCGCACAACCTGGCCCTCGAGCCGGCCGCGCAGGCGTTCGCCGAGGCCACCGACCAGCCGCCGTACCTGTTCCAGCTCCCGCCGGAGGAGGGCCGGAAGGCCGTCGACGGCGTCCAGGACGGTGACGTCGCCATGGCCGCCGCCGAGATCGAGGTGGTGAACGTCCCCGGCGGCCCGGACGGCGACGTCGAAACTCGGATAGTCCGCCCCGCGGGTGTTTCCGGTCCGCTGCCGGTGATCGTCTACATCCACGGCGCCGGCTGGGTGTTCGGCGACTTCCACACCCACGAGCGGCTGGTCCGCGAACTGGCGGCCGGCGTCGGCGCGGCCGTCGTCTTCCCCGAGTACAGCCGCTCGCCCGAGGCGCGCTACCCGATCGCCATCGAAGAGAACTACGCCGTCGCGAAGTGGGTTGCCGAGCACGGCGCCGAAAAGGGCCTCGACACCTCGCGCATCGCGATCGCCGGCGACTCCGTCGGCGGGAACATGACCGCGGCGCTGACCATTCTCGCGAAGCAGCGCGGCGACGTCACCTTCCGGCAGCAGGTGCTCTTCTACCCGGTCACCGACGCGAACTTCGACACCGAGTCGTACCTGAAGTTCGCCGAGGGCTACTTCCTCGGCCGCGAGGGCATGAAGTGGTTCTGGGACCAGTACACGACGGATCCCGCCCAGCGCGCGGAAATCACGGCGTCGCCGCTGCGCGCGTCGCTCGATGAGCTGGCCGGGCTGCCGCCGGCCCTGGTGATCACCGGCGAAGCCGACGTGCTCCGCGACGAAGGCGAGGCGTACGCGGCGAAACTGCGTCAGGCCGGCGTGCCCGTCACCGCCGTCCGGTACCAGGGCGTCATCCACGACTTCGTGATGGTCAACGCCCTCCGCGAAACCCACGCCGCCGAGGCCGCGATCACCCAGGCCGTCACGGTGCTGTCGCGCGCCCTGGCCGGATAA
- a CDS encoding alpha/beta hydrolase, translated as MHLSSIRLDSPVNMIVMVVLTLLAIIAVPWFWDRWKRKRLWRSATILLGVVLLVLTTGMAGNMIGGFFPTVGSLLGTGVYTAQGTDAEAAQNGEDLEKLRDTGVVHARDGKGTVVHMKVTGRRTKVTRDVTVYLPPQYFDATFKDLRLPAIEWIPNYPSGPEVFTNGYHMPEQLDAAIAKHVLPPTVVIVPDPTGVPKVGHDTECVDEVNGTANDTFLTADLRDWALQKLGVAPNRRAWTIAGWSSGGYCAMNLVTRHPQWYGQAVSISGYDKAQVDAETEDLFHGRQDINDANNVRLNVRLHPSPVEILAISGEKENYESYAIDQIRLAARPPIQFSSWRVRDAGHNMNTFKSQIPDVLAWIGAHTAGPAPTGRQLDTTGGVLPWPLPRSGAHGALADTDQ; from the coding sequence ATGCACCTGAGCAGCATCCGGCTCGATTCGCCGGTCAACATGATCGTCATGGTCGTGCTGACGCTGCTCGCGATCATCGCGGTCCCGTGGTTCTGGGACCGGTGGAAGCGCAAACGCCTGTGGCGCAGCGCCACGATCCTGCTCGGCGTCGTGCTCCTCGTGCTCACCACCGGCATGGCGGGCAACATGATCGGCGGCTTCTTCCCGACGGTCGGGTCGCTGCTGGGCACCGGCGTCTACACCGCGCAGGGCACCGACGCCGAAGCCGCCCAGAACGGCGAGGACCTCGAAAAGCTGCGGGACACCGGCGTCGTGCACGCTCGCGACGGCAAGGGAACCGTCGTCCACATGAAGGTGACCGGGCGGCGCACCAAGGTCACCCGCGACGTCACCGTCTACCTGCCGCCGCAGTACTTCGACGCCACGTTCAAGGACCTGCGGCTGCCGGCCATCGAGTGGATCCCGAACTACCCGTCCGGCCCCGAGGTCTTCACCAACGGCTACCACATGCCGGAGCAGCTCGACGCGGCGATCGCCAAGCACGTGCTGCCGCCGACCGTCGTGATCGTGCCGGACCCGACCGGCGTGCCCAAGGTCGGCCACGACACCGAGTGCGTCGACGAGGTCAACGGCACCGCGAACGACACCTTCCTGACGGCGGATCTGCGCGACTGGGCGTTGCAGAAGCTGGGCGTCGCGCCGAACCGGCGGGCCTGGACGATCGCCGGCTGGTCGTCCGGCGGGTACTGCGCGATGAACCTCGTGACCCGGCACCCGCAGTGGTACGGGCAGGCGGTCAGCATCAGCGGGTACGACAAGGCCCAGGTCGACGCCGAAACCGAAGACCTCTTCCACGGCCGCCAGGACATCAACGACGCCAACAACGTCCGGCTCAACGTGCGGCTGCACCCGTCGCCGGTGGAGATCCTCGCCATTTCCGGCGAGAAGGAGAACTACGAGAGCTACGCGATCGACCAGATCCGCCTCGCGGCGCGGCCGCCGATCCAGTTTTCGTCGTGGCGCGTCCGGGACGCCGGGCACAACATGAACACCTTCAAGTCCCAGATCCCGGACGTCCTCGCGTGGATCGGCGCGCACACGGCGGGTCCGGCCCCCACCGGGCGGCAACTGGACACCACCGGCGGCGTGCTGCCGTGGCCGCTGCCCCGCTCCGGCGCGCACGGGGCGCTCGCCGACACCGACCAGTAG
- a CDS encoding DUF4383 domain-containing protein — MVNAKGARIRVRGLQPAQVLAGLAGIAFLVVGIIGLSRTGFGNFAGHHDAGFWRFSGNPLMSLVRVVTGVVGLLMAFGSGRARAFGWLLFIGYGLLFVWGLMIDGLISTNPFANAGNPMDLGRADTWLHLGVAALGLLIAVLPARRTILLPEDETVDEPTVAEQRTDVIDRDRTDRDRTDRVDDEPRRRSFLRRDRKERGPEVAHEERPPGLAH, encoded by the coding sequence ATGGTTAACGCGAAAGGCGCACGCATCCGGGTCCGAGGCCTGCAGCCGGCGCAGGTGCTGGCCGGACTGGCCGGGATCGCGTTCCTCGTCGTCGGCATCATCGGACTTTCAAGGACCGGCTTCGGCAACTTCGCCGGTCACCACGACGCCGGGTTCTGGAGGTTCTCCGGCAACCCGCTCATGAGCCTGGTCCGTGTCGTGACCGGCGTGGTCGGCCTGCTGATGGCCTTCGGCTCGGGCCGCGCCCGGGCGTTCGGCTGGCTGTTGTTCATCGGTTACGGCCTGCTGTTCGTGTGGGGCCTGATGATCGACGGCCTCATCTCGACCAACCCCTTCGCCAACGCCGGCAACCCGATGGACCTCGGGCGCGCCGACACCTGGCTGCACCTCGGCGTCGCCGCGCTCGGCCTGTTGATCGCGGTGCTGCCGGCCCGTCGCACCATCCTGCTGCCCGAGGACGAGACGGTCGACGAGCCGACGGTCGCCGAGCAGCGCACCGACGTCATCGACCGGGACCGCACCGACCGGGACCGCACCGACCGCGTCGACGACGAACCGCGCCGCCGCTCGTTCCTGCGTCGTGACCGCAAGGAGCGAGGCCCGGAGGTCGCTCACGAAGAGCGTCCGCCGGGCCTCGCCCACTAG
- a CDS encoding DinB family protein: MTEHTTVPTTYGPRLSGERSDPAPLGDERQALTESLEYYRRTFELKCTGLDPGQLSERSVPPSTLTLHGLLRHLTGCERWWFRIQFAGEAVPNLYYSDDDPDQDFTELDGDVGEAFSLWHAECERSREIVAASPLDRTGTRLSTGEPFTLRWLMLRMIGEYARHIGQADLLRERIDGATGE, from the coding sequence ATGACCGAACACACCACCGTCCCGACCACCTACGGCCCGCGGCTGAGCGGCGAACGCAGCGACCCGGCTCCTCTGGGAGACGAGCGGCAGGCCCTCACCGAGAGCCTCGAGTACTACCGGCGCACCTTCGAGCTGAAGTGCACCGGCCTGGACCCCGGGCAGCTGTCCGAACGCTCGGTACCACCGTCGACGCTGACCCTGCACGGCCTGCTCCGGCACCTCACCGGCTGCGAACGGTGGTGGTTCCGGATCCAGTTCGCGGGCGAGGCCGTCCCGAACCTCTACTACTCCGACGACGACCCGGACCAGGACTTCACCGAGCTGGACGGTGACGTCGGCGAGGCGTTTTCGTTGTGGCACGCCGAATGCGAGCGGTCGAGGGAGATCGTCGCGGCGAGTCCCCTGGACCGGACCGGCACCCGCCTCAGCACCGGCGAACCGTTCACCCTGCGCTGGCTGATGCTGCGCATGATCGGCGAGTACGCGCGGCACATCGGCCAGGCCGACCTGCTCCGCGAGCGGATCGACGGCGCGACCGGCGAATGA